One genomic region from Blastococcus sp. Marseille-P5729 encodes:
- a CDS encoding DUF2382 domain-containing protein yields the protein MSEKYTIDSLFDATVYDQDGDKVGGVSQVYTDDQTQEPTWVSVNTGLFGTNETLIPLADARISGEEIHVPYEKGFIKDAPNVDADHHLDADDERRLYEYFGDRDYRAAEGYDRDYYEQNYRDAAVAGGGVDVERDRDVADRDRTRDRDVADGDEVVRHEERVNVGTETQEAGRARLRKHVVTEKRTVEVPVKREELRVERTPINDGDGKAATGAELGEGEQDIILREERPVVEKEVVAAEKINVGKTTVEGTEQVQADVRKEEVEIDGDVRGDVDGDGRRDRR from the coding sequence ATGAGCGAGAAGTACACGATCGATTCACTGTTCGACGCGACCGTCTACGACCAGGACGGCGACAAGGTCGGCGGCGTGAGCCAGGTCTACACCGACGATCAGACGCAGGAGCCGACCTGGGTGTCGGTGAACACCGGCCTGTTCGGCACCAACGAGACCCTGATCCCGCTGGCCGACGCGCGCATCAGCGGTGAAGAGATCCACGTGCCCTACGAGAAGGGCTTCATCAAGGACGCCCCGAACGTGGACGCCGACCACCACCTCGATGCCGATGACGAGCGTCGGCTGTACGAGTACTTCGGCGATCGCGACTACCGCGCAGCCGAGGGCTACGACCGCGACTACTACGAGCAGAACTACCGCGATGCGGCCGTTGCCGGTGGCGGAGTAGACGTCGAGCGCGACCGTGATGTCGCCGACCGCGACCGCACGCGGGACCGCGACGTCGCCGACGGCGACGAGGTCGTGCGCCACGAGGAGCGCGTCAACGTCGGCACCGAGACCCAGGAAGCCGGCCGGGCACGCTTGCGCAAGCACGTGGTGACCGAGAAGCGCACCGTCGAGGTCCCCGTCAAGCGCGAGGAGCTGCGCGTCGAGCGCACCCCGATCAACGATGGCGACGGCAAGGCTGCTACGGGCGCCGAGCTGGGCGAGGGCGAGCAGGACATCATCCTGCGCGAGGAGCGCCCGGTCGTCGAGAAGGAGGTCGTTGCTGCCGAGAAGATCAACGTCGGCAAGACCACCGTCGAGGGCACCGAGCAGGTCCAGGCCGACGTCCGCAAGGAAGAGGTCGAGATCGACGGCGACGTCCGCGGTGACGTGGACGGCGACGGTCGCCGCGACCGCCGCTAA
- a CDS encoding ribose-5-phosphate isomerase: MRVYIGCDHAGFELKNHLVQHLQNAGHDVTDLGAHVYDKDDDYPPFCIAAAEAVRDDAGSLGVVIGGSGNGEQIAANKVAGIRAALAWSTETAALAREHNNAQVIGIGARMHSLEEAAEIVDVFLATKWSENERHQRRIDLIADYESR, encoded by the coding sequence ATGCGCGTTTACATCGGTTGCGACCACGCCGGATTCGAGCTCAAGAACCACCTCGTGCAGCACCTGCAGAACGCGGGCCACGACGTCACCGACCTGGGCGCTCACGTCTACGACAAGGACGACGACTACCCGCCGTTTTGCATCGCAGCCGCCGAGGCGGTCCGGGACGATGCCGGGAGCCTGGGCGTCGTCATCGGCGGGTCGGGCAACGGCGAGCAGATCGCAGCGAACAAGGTAGCCGGGATTCGCGCAGCACTCGCCTGGAGCACCGAGACCGCAGCGCTGGCCCGCGAGCACAACAACGCACAGGTGATCGGCATCGGGGCGCGGATGCACTCGCTGGAGGAGGCGGCCGAGATCGTCGATGTCTTCCTCGCCACCAAGTGGAGCGAGAACGAGCGTCACCAGCGCCGGATCGACCTGATCGCGGACTACGAGAGCAGGTAG
- a CDS encoding NAD(P)/FAD-dependent oxidoreductase — translation MSRRHHVVIIGSGFGGLFAARAFDGQPVDVTLISKTGQHLFQPLLYQVATGILSEGEIAPVTREVLRRQKNVQIHLGEVTDIDLGQRTVHYRLFDKRMVMEYDSLIVAAGAGQSYFGNDEFARFAPGMKSIDDALEIRGRIFGAFELAELSREESDIDRLTTFVVVGAGPTGVEMAGQIAELAYRALPSEFHNFDTRASKVILVDGADRVLGSFGEKLSAKARRALERLGVDVRLESKVVDVDTGGLLIERADGTRYRIEASCKVWAAGVQASPLAGILAAQSGAKLDRAGRIEVEPDLTIRDHPEVFVVGDMMALDGLPGVSPVAIQGGRHAAKIIAERVSRPGFTERFQYVDKGSMATISRFSAIASIGPIRTAGFFAWLLWLAVHLWYIIGFKQRLTTLLHWVVSFVGNGRAERAVTTQQVIARGAIADHGPGYDPLAGAD, via the coding sequence ATGTCGCGTCGTCATCACGTGGTCATCATCGGATCCGGTTTCGGTGGGCTGTTCGCTGCCCGCGCCTTCGACGGGCAGCCGGTCGATGTCACTCTGATCAGCAAGACCGGGCAGCACCTGTTCCAGCCATTGCTCTACCAGGTCGCGACCGGCATCCTCAGCGAGGGCGAGATCGCACCGGTCACTCGCGAGGTGCTGCGCCGGCAGAAGAACGTGCAGATCCACCTCGGCGAGGTCACCGACATCGACCTCGGTCAGCGGACGGTGCATTACCGACTGTTCGACAAGCGCATGGTGATGGAGTACGACTCGCTGATCGTCGCCGCCGGTGCGGGGCAGTCCTACTTCGGCAATGACGAGTTCGCCCGCTTCGCTCCCGGCATGAAGTCCATCGACGACGCCCTGGAGATCCGCGGCCGCATCTTCGGCGCGTTCGAGCTCGCTGAGCTCAGCCGGGAAGAGTCTGACATCGACCGATTGACGACCTTTGTTGTGGTCGGTGCCGGGCCGACCGGAGTGGAGATGGCGGGGCAGATCGCCGAGCTCGCCTATCGGGCGTTGCCGTCGGAGTTCCACAACTTCGACACGCGGGCCTCGAAGGTGATCCTCGTGGACGGCGCCGACCGCGTGCTCGGTTCCTTCGGGGAGAAGCTGTCGGCCAAGGCGCGGCGAGCGCTGGAACGGCTCGGGGTGGATGTCCGGCTGGAGAGCAAGGTGGTCGATGTCGACACGGGCGGTCTGCTCATCGAGCGCGCGGACGGCACGCGCTATCGGATCGAAGCGAGTTGCAAGGTATGGGCGGCCGGGGTGCAGGCCTCTCCGCTGGCGGGCATCCTCGCCGCGCAGTCCGGCGCGAAGCTCGACCGGGCAGGGCGGATCGAGGTCGAGCCGGACCTGACCATTCGCGACCATCCAGAAGTGTTCGTGGTGGGCGACATGATGGCGCTCGACGGTCTTCCGGGCGTCAGCCCAGTCGCCATCCAGGGTGGAAGGCACGCGGCCAAGATCATCGCCGAGCGCGTGAGTCGGCCCGGCTTCACCGAGCGCTTCCAGTACGTCGACAAGGGCAGCATGGCGACGATCTCCCGTTTTTCGGCGATCGCCAGCATCGGGCCGATCCGGACCGCGGGGTTCTTCGCCTGGCTATTGTGGCTGGCGGTCCACCTCTGGTACATCATCGGCTTCAAGCAGCGCCTCACGACGCTGCTGCACTGGGTGGTCTCGTTCGTGGGAAACGGACGCGCGGAGCGCGCAGTGACCACTCAGCAGGTGATCGCGAGGGGCGCGATCGCGGACCATGGCCCGGGGTACGACCCGCTGGCCGGAGCGGACTAG
- a CDS encoding dienelactone hydrolase family protein: MCFAPDATPPPLPSGRSPLSGEDLTLTSSDGAQVLAYRARPEQPNGRAVVVLPDVRGLFDFYKNLAGAFAAEGFDAMAIDYFARSTEDANRTEDFDPWPHVRATTVPGVQADVAAAKEELGSDATYAVGFCFGGAHAYCLSATDLGFAGVVGFYGKPYNESNSALSAIEMTDRMTVPVLGLFGGGDSSIPPDIVEAFGAELSASGVQHDLHVYPRAPHSFFDRSSAEWEDACQDAWRRTLEFMRR; the protein is encoded by the coding sequence ATGTGCTTCGCGCCCGACGCCACCCCTCCCCCGCTGCCCAGCGGCCGGTCCCCGCTGTCCGGTGAGGACCTCACGCTGACCTCATCGGACGGCGCCCAGGTGCTGGCCTACCGCGCCCGCCCGGAACAGCCCAACGGTCGAGCGGTCGTCGTACTTCCCGACGTCCGTGGCCTGTTCGACTTCTACAAGAACCTCGCCGGAGCGTTCGCTGCCGAGGGCTTCGACGCGATGGCCATCGACTACTTCGCGCGCAGCACCGAGGACGCCAACCGAACCGAGGACTTCGACCCCTGGCCGCACGTTCGTGCAACGACGGTGCCCGGGGTCCAGGCCGACGTCGCGGCAGCGAAGGAGGAGCTCGGCAGCGATGCGACATACGCCGTGGGGTTCTGCTTCGGTGGCGCGCACGCCTACTGCCTGTCGGCCACCGATCTCGGGTTTGCCGGCGTCGTCGGCTTCTACGGAAAGCCGTACAACGAGTCGAACTCCGCCCTCAGCGCGATCGAAATGACCGACCGGATGACCGTGCCAGTGCTGGGACTGTTCGGCGGCGGGGACAGCAGCATCCCGCCGGACATCGTCGAGGCGTTCGGCGCCGAGCTATCGGCGTCCGGCGTACAGCACGACCTGCACGTCTATCCTCGCGCGCCGCACTCGTTCTTCGACCGGTCGAGCGCCGAGTGGGAGGACGCCTGTCAGGATGCCTGGCGTCGCACGCTGGAATTCATGAGGCGATGA